A portion of the Gossypium arboreum isolate Shixiya-1 chromosome 8, ASM2569848v2, whole genome shotgun sequence genome contains these proteins:
- the LOC108470017 gene encoding ADP,ATP carrier protein 1, mitochondrial produces the protein MVLARLSTKKGLFFPLSFPFNADRKAESSHNLLWPPITLYSLREVSMDQAQHPTVMQKVAGQLTRFSNSQDFQGCDGSFRRPALYQRNVAYQNYSNAALQYPIVRACGVTSDMPTVPSTASAICIQAPAEKGFTGFAVDFLMGGVSAAVSKTAAAPIERVKLLIQNQDEMIKSGRLSEPYKGIGDCFKRTIKGEGFASLWRGNTANVIRYFPTQALNFAFKDYFKRLFNFKKDRDGYWKWFAGNLASGGAAGASSLLFVYSLDYARTRLANDAKAAKKGGERQFNGLVDVYRKTLKSDGIAGLYRGFNISCVGIIVYRGLYFGMYDSLKPVVLTGKMQDSFFASFALGWLITNGAGLASYPIDTVRRRMMMTSGEAVKYKSSLNAFSQILKNEGAKSLFKGAGANILRAIAGAGVLAGYDKLQLIVFGKKYGSGGA, from the exons ATGGTCCTTGCTCGCCTCTCCACAAAAAAAGGATTATTTTTTCCTCTGTCCTTCCCTTTCAACGCAGACCGAAAGGCGGAGTCCTCCCACAATCTCTTGTGGCCACCAATCACGCTCTACTCTTTAAG GGAAGTCAGCATGGATCAGGCTCAACACCCAACTGTCATGCAGAAGGTAGCAGGGCAGCTCACTCGTTTTAGCAATTCCCAAGATTTTCAAGGGTGTGATGGGTCTTTCCGTAGGCCTGCTCTCTACCAAAGAAATGTTGCATATCAAAATTACTCCAATGCTGCACTGCAGTACCCTATTGTCCGAGCTTGTGGAGTTACCAGTGACATGCCTACGGTTCCATCAACAGCATCTGCTATTTGTATTCAAGCTCCTGCTGAGAAAGGGTTTACCGGCTTTGCTGTTGATTTCCTTATGGGTGGAGTTTCTGCTGCTGTATCTAAGACAGCTGCTGCTCCAATTGAGCGTGTTAAGCTTTTGATTCAGAACCAGGATGAAATGATTAAAAGTGGTAGGCTCTCTGAACCCTACAAGGGTATTGGTGATTGTTTCAAGCGAACGATTAAGGGTGAAGGATTTGCCTCTTTGTGGAGAGGAAACACCGCAAATGTTATTCGTTATTTCCCCACTCAG GCCTTGAACTTTGCTTTCAAGGACTACTTCAAGAGGCTTTTCAACTTCAAGAAAGACAGAGATGGTTACTGGAAATGGTTTGCTGGTAACTTGGCATCTGGAGGAGCTGCTGGTGCTTCTTCCCTTCTGTTTGTTTACTCCTTGGACTATGCGCGAACACGACTTGCCAATGATGCAAAGGCTGCAAAGAAGGGAGGAGAGAGGCAATTCAATGGCCTTGTTGATGTCTACAGGAAGACTTTAAAATCTGATGGTATTGCTGGGCTTTACCGTGGTTTCAATATCTCATGTGTTGGAATCATTGTTTACCGTGGTCTATACTTCGGAATGTACGACTCCCTGAAGCCAGTGGTTTTGACGGGAAAGATGCAG GATAGTTTCTTTGCTAGCTTTGCCCTTGGTTGGCTCATCACGAATGGTGCTGGCCTTGCATCCTACCCGATTGACACTGTTCGTAGAAGAATGATGATGACCTCTGGTGAAGCAGTGAAGTACAAGAGCTCACTTAATGCATTCTCTCAGATCTTGAAAAATGAGGGTGCCAAGTCTCTATTTAAGGGTGCTGGAGCTAACATTCTTCGTGCTATTGCTGGTGCTGGTGTGCTTGCTGGATATGACAAGTTGCAGCTCATTGTGTTCGGAAAGAAATATGGATCGGGTGGTGCTTAA